The Saccharothrix variisporea genome has a segment encoding these proteins:
- a CDS encoding tannase/feruloyl esterase family alpha/beta hydrolase encodes MRLWTKLAAALVALVPLVPAASAEPEPATTGCAPVPVSAPAGARIESVRAEQRPGGTVTFPATPFSAPAPITDVPPYCEITVTLTHDGTDHVKVAVALPATGWTGRLQAVGGSAYTAGDFGAPLVQAVKDGYAGVTTDAGVPLTFLDTTWALNSDGTINQTLLTNFATRSVHESAVVGKAVTRAFYGRPVTYSYWNGCSTGGRQGYAEAQRHPEDFDGILANAPAVDWTRFAVATLWPQTVMYNDRHFPSTCVLTAFRKAAIEACDPRDGGVDGIIDQPDRCDFEPRTLVGTKVVCDGQEVTVTAQDAEVVRKVWAGPTDPNGTRLWPGLPKGADFTWLAGTTVDANGTPSAPGFPVATAWVRTFLAKQPGFDTTTITYERYAELFAQSVREYDRTIGTADPDLSAFRRAGGKLITFVGSDDQLIPPGGTLAYRDRVERRMGGAQRVNEFYRLFLAPGVEHCGGGKGAVPTNPLGALVDWVERGKAPATLPAATADGSRTRDLCAYPRVSRYTGHGDPAVAANYRCTWR; translated from the coding sequence ATGAGACTCTGGACGAAACTCGCCGCGGCGCTGGTCGCGCTGGTACCGCTGGTGCCGGCGGCCTCCGCCGAGCCCGAGCCCGCCACGACCGGGTGCGCGCCGGTTCCCGTGTCCGCCCCGGCGGGCGCGCGGATCGAGTCGGTGCGGGCCGAGCAGCGGCCCGGCGGGACCGTCACGTTCCCCGCCACGCCGTTCTCCGCTCCCGCGCCGATCACGGACGTGCCGCCGTACTGCGAGATCACGGTCACGCTCACCCACGACGGCACCGACCACGTCAAGGTGGCGGTGGCCCTGCCGGCGACCGGGTGGACCGGGCGGCTGCAAGCCGTGGGTGGCAGCGCCTACACCGCGGGTGACTTCGGCGCGCCGCTGGTGCAGGCGGTCAAGGACGGGTACGCAGGGGTCACCACCGACGCCGGGGTGCCCCTGACCTTCCTCGACACCACCTGGGCGCTCAACTCCGACGGCACGATCAACCAGACCCTGCTCACCAACTTCGCCACCCGCTCGGTGCACGAGTCGGCCGTGGTCGGCAAGGCGGTGACGCGGGCGTTCTACGGCCGACCGGTGACGTACTCGTACTGGAACGGCTGCTCGACCGGCGGGCGCCAGGGCTACGCCGAGGCCCAGCGCCACCCCGAGGACTTCGACGGCATCCTCGCCAACGCCCCGGCCGTGGACTGGACGCGGTTCGCCGTGGCCACCCTGTGGCCGCAGACCGTGATGTACAACGACCGGCACTTCCCGAGCACCTGCGTCCTGACCGCGTTCCGCAAGGCCGCGATCGAGGCCTGCGACCCGCGTGACGGCGGGGTGGACGGGATCATCGACCAGCCCGACCGGTGCGACTTCGAACCGCGCACCCTGGTCGGCACCAAGGTGGTCTGCGACGGCCAGGAGGTCACCGTGACCGCTCAGGACGCGGAGGTCGTGCGCAAGGTCTGGGCCGGGCCGACCGACCCGAACGGCACGCGGCTGTGGCCGGGGCTCCCCAAGGGCGCGGACTTCACGTGGCTGGCCGGGACGACGGTGGACGCGAACGGCACGCCCTCCGCGCCCGGTTTCCCGGTCGCGACCGCCTGGGTGCGGACGTTCCTGGCCAAGCAGCCCGGTTTCGACACCACCACCATCACCTACGAGCGGTACGCCGAGCTGTTCGCCCAGTCCGTGCGCGAGTACGACCGGACCATCGGCACCGCCGACCCGGACCTGTCCGCGTTCCGCCGCGCCGGCGGCAAGCTGATCACCTTCGTGGGCAGCGACGACCAGCTGATCCCGCCGGGCGGCACGCTGGCCTACCGCGACCGGGTCGAGCGGCGGATGGGCGGCGCGCAGCGGGTGAACGAGTTCTACCGCCTGTTCCTCGCTCCGGGCGTGGAGCACTGCGGCGGCGGCAAGGGCGCGGTGCCGACGAACCCGTTGGGCGCGCTGGTGGACTGGGTGGAGCGGGGCAAGGCCCCGGCGACCCTGCCCGCGGCGACGGCGGACGGCAGCCGGACCCGTGACCTGTGCGCGTACCCGCGGGTCTCCCGGTACACCGGGCACGGCGACCCGGCGGTCGCGGCGAACTACCGCTGCACCTGGCGCTGA
- a CDS encoding M12 family metallopeptidase: MNEIVTSDDMAASREVRTGFLSGPGFVDKPVRYSVVNGIALYQGCIDMGPVEEVEAAAARLRPGEPADVGQPPSQVLGIGLPSDSDMLWPNGVVPFVVDAGLPNQARVTQAIAHIHDNTGIRFVARGSQANYVRFVRNPGESWSSSPIGMRGGEQLIRLSDGATMGTTVHECLHSLGILHEQSRCDRDQFVTINYGNIQSGFESNFDRFCDGFTDYFDYDYDSIMHYGPTAFGVNGATTIVPKRPGVTIGQRNGLSFGDRVTIAHMYARFTGRGHTGVFRAGSGKHALWVNASWDSFAAKWQEWAAEGLRLIDINVRRVGNELRYSGVWTAGTGGYALWANASWDSFKAKWQEWAGQGLRLVDLHVLRVGNEDRYSGVWRAGTGGYALWVNASWDSFKAKWQEWAGQGLRLVDINVHEVGGQARYSGVWLAGSGGYGLWANASWDSFKAKWQEWAGQGLRLVDMNVHQSGGDNRYSGVWLAGTDAYYLWANVPWESFRARWQQQSANGLRLVDYEFTEPAAADSLDFTGSPAEAAVALPAGVGGLFDGETLVDLSDTAAADGTPMATDGAGGAETGAPTPAAATTGDGMGGMAGGTAEQPVAAAADGDGGLVTDSSQQRVTLTVAGLGGTNGVDHPANGVDHPAKAVRKAKAAKH, from the coding sequence GTGAACGAGATCGTGACCAGTGACGACATGGCCGCCAGCCGTGAGGTGCGCACCGGGTTCCTGTCCGGGCCGGGGTTCGTCGACAAGCCCGTCCGCTACAGCGTGGTCAACGGGATCGCGCTGTACCAGGGGTGCATCGACATGGGTCCGGTCGAGGAGGTCGAGGCCGCCGCCGCGAGACTGCGGCCCGGAGAACCCGCGGACGTCGGACAACCCCCGTCCCAGGTGCTGGGGATCGGGCTGCCGTCCGATTCGGACATGCTGTGGCCCAACGGGGTCGTGCCGTTCGTGGTCGACGCCGGCCTGCCCAACCAGGCCCGGGTCACGCAGGCCATCGCGCACATCCACGACAACACCGGCATCCGGTTCGTCGCGCGCGGCAGCCAGGCGAACTACGTGCGGTTCGTGCGCAACCCCGGCGAGAGCTGGAGCTCCTCGCCGATCGGGATGCGCGGCGGCGAGCAGCTCATCCGGCTGTCCGACGGCGCCACGATGGGCACGACCGTGCACGAGTGCCTGCACTCCCTGGGCATCCTGCACGAGCAGAGCCGCTGCGACCGCGACCAGTTCGTGACCATCAACTACGGCAACATCCAGTCCGGGTTCGAGTCCAACTTCGACCGGTTCTGCGACGGCTTCACCGACTACTTCGACTACGACTACGACTCGATCATGCACTACGGCCCCACGGCGTTCGGCGTCAACGGCGCCACGACCATCGTGCCCAAGCGCCCCGGCGTGACGATCGGCCAGCGCAACGGGCTGAGCTTCGGCGACCGGGTGACCATCGCGCACATGTACGCGCGGTTCACCGGCCGCGGCCACACCGGCGTCTTCCGCGCGGGCAGCGGCAAGCACGCGCTGTGGGTGAACGCCTCCTGGGACAGCTTCGCCGCGAAGTGGCAGGAGTGGGCGGCCGAGGGGCTGCGCCTGATCGACATCAACGTCCGCCGCGTCGGCAACGAGCTCCGCTACTCCGGCGTGTGGACGGCCGGCACCGGCGGCTACGCGCTGTGGGCCAACGCGAGTTGGGACAGCTTCAAGGCCAAGTGGCAGGAGTGGGCCGGGCAGGGCCTGCGCCTGGTCGACCTGCACGTGCTGCGCGTGGGCAACGAGGACCGCTACTCCGGCGTGTGGCGCGCGGGGACCGGCGGTTACGCGCTGTGGGTCAACGCGTCGTGGGACAGCTTCAAGGCGAAGTGGCAGGAGTGGGCGGGCCAGGGCCTGCGGCTGGTTGACATCAACGTCCACGAGGTCGGCGGGCAGGCCCGGTACTCGGGCGTGTGGCTGGCCGGGTCCGGCGGGTACGGGCTGTGGGCGAACGCGTCGTGGGACAGCTTCAAGGCGAAGTGGCAGGAGTGGGCGGGCCAGGGCCTGCGGCTGGTGGACATGAACGTGCACCAGTCCGGCGGCGACAACCGCTACTCCGGCGTGTGGCTGGCCGGCACCGACGCCTACTACCTGTGGGCGAACGTGCCGTGGGAGAGCTTCCGCGCGCGCTGGCAGCAGCAGAGCGCCAACGGCCTGCGGCTGGTGGACTACGAGTTCACCGAACCGGCGGCGGCCGACTCGCTGGACTTCACCGGCTCCCCGGCGGAGGCCGCGGTGGCGCTGCCCGCGGGCGTCGGCGGCCTGTTCGACGGCGAGACCCTGGTCGACCTGTCCGACACCGCCGCCGCGGACGGCACCCCGATGGCCACGGACGGCGCGGGTGGTGCCGAGACCGGAGCCCCCACGCCCGCCGCCGCCACGACCGGTGACGGGATGGGCGGCATGGCCGGCGGCACGGCGGAACAGCCCGTGGCGGCGGCGGCTGACGGCGACGGCGGGCTGGTCACGGACAGCAGCCAGCAGAGGGTCACCCTGACCGTCGCGGGCCTCGGCGGCACCAACGGTGTCGACCACCCGGCCAACGGCGTCGACCACCCGGCCAAGGCCGTGCGCAAAGCCAAGGCAGCCAAGCACTAG
- a CDS encoding serine/threonine-protein kinase, with product MSEREHTGRRVVDGRFELLERLGSGGMGTVWRALDLGLHREVAIKEVRPAEADQVESTPAMAAQLRERVLRESRALARLQHPNVVSIYQIIDSPEFPYPWIVMELVRGTSLDARLREGPLSVPEAARVGRDVLAALRSAHSAGVMHRDVKPGNVLLRTDGSAVLTDFGIAALQGSTQLTATGDVIGSPEYIAPERLRGDETQTASDFWSLAMLLYVAVEGYHPMRRASTMATLAAVMTEPVPPPRRAGALAPALTAALRNDPADRPTGEVLDQLLAAAERDQAPPLGPPTPGGFAVPGPPGGPQYAHWPSGPTPRPTPPPTPVGKAQHSYPHSYPTPLPPPRKRAGAVAFSLVGVGLVVAVTLLVVKLTGATDSANPGTGGSTTPTGTVPGVVLPTGPTGTAASGVKEDLHTPAGARKAVAALSEVMGGTKVSDLTIYPDRASATAPTTAVKGGFDDFEYRGGKASRQGPDGVDADRAVVDLNEVNWDALPALFDQAHNELGVAQPKLRYVVVDTDIIDGSASMRIYLSDDYGGAYLEANLKGEVVKTYPRDK from the coding sequence GTGTCTGAGAGAGAGCACACCGGGCGGCGGGTCGTCGACGGGCGGTTCGAGCTGCTGGAACGACTGGGCAGCGGCGGCATGGGTACGGTCTGGCGCGCCCTGGACCTCGGGCTGCACCGCGAGGTGGCCATCAAGGAGGTCCGCCCGGCCGAGGCCGACCAGGTCGAGAGCACGCCCGCCATGGCGGCCCAGCTGCGGGAGCGCGTGCTGCGCGAGTCCCGCGCGCTCGCCCGGTTGCAGCACCCGAACGTGGTCTCGATCTACCAGATCATCGACTCCCCCGAGTTCCCGTACCCGTGGATCGTCATGGAACTGGTCCGCGGCACCTCGCTGGACGCGCGGCTGCGCGAAGGCCCGCTCAGCGTGCCCGAGGCGGCGCGGGTCGGGCGGGACGTCCTCGCGGCGCTGCGCTCGGCCCACTCCGCCGGTGTCATGCACCGGGACGTCAAGCCGGGCAACGTGCTGCTGCGCACCGACGGCAGCGCCGTACTCACCGACTTCGGCATCGCCGCCCTGCAGGGCTCGACCCAGCTCACCGCGACCGGCGACGTCATCGGGTCCCCCGAGTACATCGCCCCGGAGCGCCTTCGCGGCGACGAGACGCAGACCGCGTCGGACTTCTGGTCGCTGGCGATGCTGCTGTACGTGGCCGTCGAGGGCTACCACCCGATGCGCCGGGCGTCCACGATGGCGACCCTGGCCGCGGTGATGACGGAGCCGGTCCCGCCGCCGCGCCGCGCGGGCGCGCTGGCCCCCGCGCTCACCGCCGCCCTGCGCAACGACCCCGCCGACCGGCCGACCGGCGAGGTGCTGGACCAGCTGCTCGCCGCCGCCGAGCGCGACCAGGCCCCGCCGCTGGGACCGCCCACACCCGGTGGGTTCGCCGTGCCCGGACCGCCGGGTGGGCCGCAGTACGCGCACTGGCCGTCCGGACCGACGCCGAGGCCCACACCGCCCCCGACGCCGGTCGGCAAGGCGCAGCACAGCTACCCGCACTCGTACCCGACCCCGCTGCCCCCGCCGCGCAAGCGGGCCGGTGCCGTGGCGTTCTCGCTGGTCGGAGTGGGGCTGGTGGTCGCGGTGACGCTGCTGGTGGTCAAGCTGACCGGCGCGACCGACTCGGCCAACCCCGGCACCGGCGGGTCGACCACGCCCACGGGCACCGTGCCCGGCGTCGTCCTGCCCACCGGCCCGACCGGCACGGCCGCCTCCGGCGTCAAGGAAGACCTGCACACCCCCGCCGGCGCGCGCAAAGCGGTCGCCGCGCTCAGCGAGGTCATGGGCGGCACCAAGGTCTCCGACCTGACCATCTACCCCGACCGCGCCTCGGCCACGGCCCCGACCACGGCCGTCAAGGGCGGCTTCGACGACTTCGAGTACCGGGGTGGGAAGGCGAGCAGGCAGGGCCCGGACGGCGTGGACGCCGACCGGGCCGTGGTGGACCTGAACGAGGTGAACTGGGACGCCCTGCCCGCCCTGTTCGACCAGGCGCACAACGAGCTGGGCGTCGCCCAGCCGAAGCTGCGGTACGTCGTCGTGGACACCGACATCATCGACGGGTCGGCCTCGATGCGGATCTACCTGAGCGACGACTACGGCGGCGCGTACCTCGAGGCGAACCTCAAGGGCGAGGTGGTGAAGACCTACCCGCGCGACAAGTGA
- a CDS encoding glycosyltransferase, translated as MRILFSSLGSYGHTYPLMPLAIAAHEVGHDVTFVTTAPFAATVTRYGIEHVPGGMDMLSAFELAGAGPADRKSPGFRPERVSAVFGSVLPRRCAADLVPVIADRKPDLVVHELANPGAGLAAKVVDVPAVCHSFGRMWRPTGPPEALRRYLGEVAAELGVDLPAGDLMSLGNPYLDICPPSVQDPEFSVSRPIPLRPVAYSEPGELPDWVLEHRTPLVYLTLGTAFGDARVLRTAIAGLATLDVKVIVSTGPSVSVAALGEVPDNVVVRPWLPQADLLPHVDLVVHHGGAGATMGTFATGVPHLVLPQGADQFSNADVVTAAGLGDQVLAADLTAEVVAAKAHRLLTDDAVKAAVRAMAEEVAAMPSPHDVARALSDFA; from the coding sequence GTGCGAATCCTCTTCTCGAGCCTTGGCTCCTACGGACACACCTACCCGCTCATGCCGCTGGCCATCGCCGCCCACGAGGTGGGTCACGACGTCACGTTCGTGACCACCGCGCCCTTCGCCGCGACGGTGACCAGGTACGGCATCGAGCACGTCCCCGGGGGCATGGACATGCTCTCCGCGTTCGAACTCGCCGGTGCCGGGCCCGCCGACCGCAAGTCGCCGGGCTTCCGGCCCGAGCGGGTGTCGGCGGTGTTCGGGTCGGTGCTGCCGCGCCGCTGTGCGGCGGACCTGGTGCCGGTGATCGCCGACCGCAAGCCGGACCTGGTCGTGCACGAGTTGGCCAACCCCGGCGCGGGGCTGGCGGCGAAGGTGGTGGACGTGCCCGCGGTGTGCCACTCGTTCGGGCGGATGTGGCGGCCCACCGGACCTCCCGAGGCCTTGCGGAGATACCTGGGGGAGGTCGCCGCCGAGCTCGGTGTCGACCTGCCGGCCGGCGACCTCATGTCGTTGGGCAACCCCTACCTCGACATCTGCCCGCCCTCGGTGCAGGACCCGGAGTTCTCGGTGTCCCGCCCGATCCCGTTGCGACCGGTCGCGTACTCGGAGCCCGGCGAGCTGCCGGACTGGGTGCTCGAGCACCGCACCCCGTTGGTGTACTTGACGTTGGGCACGGCGTTCGGCGACGCCCGCGTCCTGCGCACCGCGATCGCGGGCCTGGCGACGCTGGACGTGAAGGTGATCGTGTCGACCGGGCCGAGCGTGTCGGTGGCCGCGTTGGGGGAGGTGCCGGACAACGTGGTCGTGCGGCCGTGGTTGCCGCAGGCCGACCTCCTGCCGCACGTGGACCTGGTGGTGCACCACGGCGGGGCGGGCGCGACCATGGGCACGTTCGCCACGGGTGTGCCGCACCTGGTCTTACCGCAGGGTGCCGACCAGTTCAGCAACGCCGACGTGGTGACTGCGGCCGGGCTCGGCGACCAGGTGCTCGCGGCGGACCTGACCGCCGAGGTGGTCGCCGCCAAGGCCCACCGCCTGCTCACCGACGACGCCGTGAAAGCCGCGGTGCGGGCGATGGCCGAGGAGGTGGCCGCGATGCCGTCGCCGCACGACGTGGCCCGCGCGCTGTCCGACTTCGCGTGA
- a CDS encoding glycosyl hydrolase family 95 catalytic domain-containing protein: protein MPGSQAKSTLAVLALLSAGLLAVSDPAPDAHAQQAPDGNTLWYDEPADNWESRALPIGNGALGAMVFGGVTSEQLQFNEKSLWTGGPGAVGGYNHGNWTSPRPGALDEVVTAINQNGSADPNWVAGKLGQPKTNFGAYQTFGDLRLDMAGHSTSYSGYRRELNIGDGTAKVSYTNNGVVHSREYFASYPDGVVVGRLGANQPGKVSFTLRYTSPRSDFTATASGGRLTIRGALGNNGMVFESQVRVLTEGGTVTSSGGSVTVSGANSATFVLGAGTNYADTYPNYRGADPKARVTSTVDNAAAKSFATLRANHTADHKALFDRVKLNIGQVMPNKPTDDLRAAYTGGASPDDRALEALYYQYGRYLLIASSRAGSLPANLQGVWNNSTSPPWSADYHTNINVQMNYWLAAQTNLGETAEPFVRFVEALKAPGQVTANNMFGTGGWVVHNETNPFGFTGVHDWATAFWFPEANGWLASQVYDLATFSGDPAQLSRAYALLKGASEFWLANLRTDPRDGKLVATPSYSPEHGPFTAGDSMAQQIVWGLFTDTIGASQALGVDADFRSQVQAKLNAMDPGLRVGSGGRLQEWKSDAISGEPQHRHVSHLYGLHPGHQIAAGTAFGDAARATLVDRGDGGTGWSKAWKINFWARLLDGDHAHKMVAEQLKSSTLANLFDTHPPFQIDGNFGATAGMTEMLLQSQNGVVHVLPAKPGAWTTGSVTGLKARGNVTVDASWTAAGGIDFTVKPANSGSLTVRNGIFTGQYTLTDTTTGQPVTGTRNGDRITFTATAGHTYRATGTLRNLALNAPATQSSTYHTGAVASRAVDGNTNGEFWAGSVTHTSDSPLDNNPWWQVDLGASRQVSAVKLWNRTDCCADRLRQFYVFASDSPFTSTDPRVTAGQPGVWSAYQGAAVGTSLSLPVNRSARYVRVQLVGSDRPLSLAEVQVFG from the coding sequence ATGCCTGGATCGCAAGCCAAGTCCACGCTGGCCGTGCTGGCCCTGCTGTCGGCGGGCCTGTTGGCGGTGTCCGACCCGGCTCCCGATGCGCACGCCCAGCAGGCCCCGGACGGCAACACCCTCTGGTACGACGAGCCCGCCGACAACTGGGAGAGCCGGGCGCTGCCGATCGGCAACGGCGCGTTGGGCGCGATGGTGTTCGGCGGGGTCACCTCCGAGCAGCTCCAGTTCAACGAGAAGTCCCTGTGGACGGGCGGCCCGGGTGCGGTGGGCGGCTACAACCACGGCAACTGGACCTCCCCGCGGCCCGGCGCGTTGGACGAGGTCGTCACCGCGATCAACCAGAACGGCTCGGCCGACCCGAACTGGGTGGCCGGCAAGCTGGGCCAGCCCAAGACGAACTTCGGCGCGTACCAGACCTTCGGTGACCTGCGCCTGGACATGGCCGGGCACAGCACCTCCTACTCCGGGTACCGCCGGGAGCTGAACATCGGCGACGGCACCGCCAAGGTCAGCTACACCAACAACGGTGTGGTGCACAGCCGCGAGTACTTCGCCAGCTACCCCGACGGCGTGGTGGTGGGGCGGCTGGGCGCGAACCAGCCGGGGAAGGTGTCGTTCACCCTCCGCTACACCTCGCCGCGCAGCGACTTCACCGCGACCGCCTCCGGTGGCCGGCTGACCATACGGGGCGCGCTGGGCAACAACGGGATGGTCTTCGAGTCGCAGGTGCGGGTCCTCACCGAGGGCGGAACGGTGACCAGCAGCGGCGGGTCGGTGACGGTGTCCGGGGCCAACAGCGCGACGTTCGTCCTCGGCGCGGGCACGAACTACGCCGACACCTACCCGAACTACCGGGGCGCGGACCCGAAGGCGCGCGTCACGTCCACTGTGGACAACGCGGCGGCCAAGTCCTTCGCCACCCTGCGCGCGAACCACACCGCCGACCACAAGGCCTTGTTCGACCGCGTGAAGCTGAACATCGGCCAGGTGATGCCGAACAAGCCCACCGACGACCTGCGTGCCGCCTACACCGGTGGTGCCTCGCCGGACGACCGGGCGTTGGAGGCGTTGTACTACCAGTACGGCCGGTACCTGCTGATCGCGTCCTCGCGCGCGGGGTCGCTGCCGGCGAACCTGCAAGGCGTGTGGAACAACTCGACCTCGCCGCCGTGGTCGGCCGACTACCACACGAACATCAACGTCCAGATGAACTACTGGCTCGCCGCGCAGACCAACCTGGGCGAGACGGCGGAGCCGTTCGTGCGGTTCGTGGAAGCGCTCAAGGCACCCGGCCAGGTCACCGCGAACAACATGTTCGGCACCGGCGGGTGGGTCGTGCACAACGAGACCAACCCGTTCGGCTTCACCGGCGTGCACGACTGGGCCACCGCGTTCTGGTTCCCCGAGGCGAACGGGTGGCTGGCGTCCCAGGTCTACGACCTCGCCACGTTCAGCGGCGACCCCGCGCAGCTGTCCCGGGCGTACGCGCTGCTCAAGGGCGCCAGCGAGTTCTGGCTGGCGAACCTGCGCACCGACCCGCGCGACGGCAAGCTCGTCGCCACGCCCAGCTACTCCCCGGAGCACGGTCCCTTCACCGCCGGCGACTCGATGGCCCAGCAGATCGTGTGGGGGCTGTTCACCGACACCATCGGCGCCTCACAAGCGTTGGGCGTGGACGCCGACTTCCGGTCGCAGGTGCAGGCCAAGCTCAACGCGATGGACCCGGGTCTGCGGGTGGGCAGCGGTGGGCGGTTGCAGGAGTGGAAGAGCGACGCCATCTCCGGCGAGCCGCAGCACCGGCACGTGTCCCACCTCTACGGGCTGCACCCCGGCCACCAGATCGCGGCCGGCACGGCGTTCGGCGACGCCGCCCGCGCCACGCTGGTCGACCGCGGCGACGGCGGCACGGGGTGGAGCAAGGCCTGGAAGATCAACTTCTGGGCGCGGCTGCTCGACGGCGACCACGCCCACAAGATGGTCGCCGAACAGCTGAAGTCGTCCACGCTGGCGAACCTGTTCGACACGCACCCGCCGTTCCAGATCGACGGCAACTTCGGTGCGACCGCCGGCATGACGGAGATGCTGCTGCAGAGCCAGAACGGCGTGGTCCACGTGCTGCCCGCCAAGCCCGGCGCCTGGACCACGGGCTCGGTCACCGGCCTGAAGGCCCGCGGCAACGTCACCGTGGACGCGTCCTGGACGGCGGCGGGCGGCATCGACTTCACCGTCAAGCCCGCGAACTCCGGCAGCCTGACCGTCCGCAACGGCATCTTCACCGGCCAGTACACCCTGACCGACACCACGACCGGCCAACCGGTCACCGGCACCCGCAACGGCGACCGGATCACCTTCACCGCCACCGCCGGCCACACCTACCGGGCCACCGGCACGCTCCGGAACCTGGCGCTGAACGCACCGGCCACCCAGTCGAGCACCTACCACACGGGTGCGGTGGCGAGCCGGGCCGTGGACGGCAACACCAACGGCGAGTTCTGGGCAGGCTCCGTCACCCACACCTCGGACAGCCCGCTGGACAACAACCCGTGGTGGCAGGTGGACCTCGGTGCCTCGCGGCAGGTCAGCGCGGTGAAGCTGTGGAACCGGACGGACTGCTGCGCGGACCGGCTGCGGCAGTTCTACGTGTTCGCGTCGGACTCGCCGTTCACCTCCACCGACCCACGGGTGACGGCGGGGCAGCCCGGGGTGTGGAGCGCGTACCAGGGCGCGGCCGTGGGGACGTCGCTGTCGCTGCCGGTCAACCGTTCGGCCCGGTACGTACGCGTCCAACTGGTCGGATCCGACCGTCCGCTGTCGCTGGCGGAGGTCCAAGTGTTCGGTTGA